The Desulfovibrio legallii genome has a window encoding:
- a CDS encoding rubrerythrin family protein: protein MSKTQDNLMAAFAGESQANRKYLAFAQVADKEGLPQVAKLFRAAAAAETVHAHAHLRNAGKIGDTAANLKSAIEGETYEFTQMYPEMVKEAKDEGQNAIAKYFGFANEVEGVHAELYKKALENPGGLPATDYYVCKICGYTHEGPCDACPVCGGGAAAFFKVD, encoded by the coding sequence ATGAGCAAGACGCAGGACAATCTCATGGCGGCTTTCGCGGGCGAATCGCAGGCCAACCGCAAGTACCTGGCTTTCGCCCAGGTGGCGGACAAGGAAGGCCTGCCCCAGGTAGCCAAACTTTTCCGCGCCGCTGCGGCCGCCGAGACGGTTCACGCACACGCCCACCTGCGCAATGCCGGCAAAATCGGCGACACCGCCGCCAATCTCAAGTCCGCCATTGAGGGTGAAACGTACGAATTTACCCAGATGTACCCAGAAATGGTGAAGGAAGCCAAAGACGAAGGCCAGAACGCCATTGCCAAGTACTTCGGCTTTGCCAATGAGGTGGAAGGCGTGCATGCAGAGCTGTACAAAAAGGCGCTGGAGAACCCCGGTGGCCTGCCTGCTACGGACTACTACGTCTGCAAGATCTGCGGCTACACCCACGAAGGGCCCTGTGACGCCTGTCCCGTGTGTGGCGGCGGCGCGGCGGCTTTCTTTAAGGTTGATTAA